A single Prevotella sp. E15-22 DNA region contains:
- the trxB gene encoding thioredoxin-disulfide reductase codes for MKTKCLIIGSGPAGYTAAIYASRANLQPIEYCGLQPGGQLTQTTEVENFPGYPEGVDGNQMMMDLRQQAERFGTDIRDGEIVKVDFSERPYKAWDDAGEEIVADTVIIATGASAKYLGLPDETKYNGMGVSACATCDGFFYRKKTVAVVGGGDTACEDALYLSGLCKKVYLIVRKNYLRASKVMQQRVMERENIEILFEHNTVGLFGEDGVEGAHLVKRKGEPDEEQLDIQIDGFFLAIGHKPNTDIFKEWLETDEVGYLKKIDGTPKTKIPGVFVAGDCADPTYRQAISAAGTGCQAAIEAERFLLA; via the coding sequence ATGAAGACGAAATGTTTAATTATAGGTAGCGGTCCTGCGGGCTACACCGCAGCCATCTATGCCTCCAGAGCCAATCTGCAGCCCATCGAGTACTGCGGACTGCAACCTGGCGGCCAGTTGACCCAGACCACCGAGGTGGAGAACTTCCCTGGTTATCCAGAGGGTGTGGACGGCAACCAGATGATGATGGACCTGCGCCAGCAGGCCGAGCGCTTTGGTACCGACATCCGCGATGGTGAGATTGTGAAGGTGGACTTCTCGGAGCGCCCCTACAAGGCATGGGACGATGCTGGCGAGGAGATCGTGGCCGACACGGTGATTATTGCCACAGGCGCCTCGGCTAAGTATTTGGGACTGCCCGACGAGACGAAGTACAACGGCATGGGTGTGAGTGCCTGTGCCACCTGCGACGGCTTCTTCTATCGCAAGAAGACCGTGGCCGTGGTGGGCGGTGGTGATACTGCCTGCGAGGATGCCCTCTACCTGAGTGGCTTGTGCAAGAAGGTGTACCTCATTGTGCGCAAGAACTACCTGCGTGCCTCGAAGGTGATGCAGCAGCGCGTGATGGAGCGCGAGAACATCGAGATTCTGTTTGAACACAACACCGTGGGCCTGTTTGGCGAGGATGGTGTTGAGGGTGCACACCTGGTGAAGCGCAAGGGCGAGCCCGATGAGGAGCAGCTCGACATCCAGATTGACGGTTTCTTCCTGGCCATTGGCCACAAGCCCAACACCGATATCTTCAAGGAGTGGTTGGAGACCGACGAGGTGGGCTATCTGAAGAAGATTGACGGTACGCCCAAGACAAAGATTCCTGGTGTGTTTGTGGCTGGCGACTGCGCCGACCCCACCTACCGTCAGGCCATTAGTGCCGCTGGCACAGGTTGTCAGGCAGCCATCGAAGCAGAACGATTCCTGCTGGCTTAA
- a CDS encoding glutathione peroxidase, translated as MKTVYEFSVKDRKGKDVSLKEYANEVLLIVNTATKCGFTPQYDELEKLYEQYHSQGFEILDFPCNQFGQQAPGTDESIHEFCKLNFGTEFPRFKKVKVNGDDAEPLYKFLQEQKGFAGWDMSHPIAHILDDMLSKADPNYKEKADIKWNFTKFLINKKGQVIARFEPTEKIENIAKRIEELLK; from the coding sequence ATGAAAACGGTTTATGAATTCTCTGTAAAAGACAGAAAAGGCAAAGACGTATCGCTGAAAGAGTATGCCAACGAGGTGTTGCTCATTGTGAACACTGCCACCAAGTGCGGATTCACCCCCCAGTATGATGAGCTGGAGAAACTGTACGAGCAGTATCACAGTCAGGGCTTCGAGATTCTGGACTTCCCCTGCAACCAGTTTGGTCAGCAGGCTCCTGGCACCGACGAGAGCATCCACGAGTTCTGCAAACTGAACTTCGGCACTGAGTTCCCTCGCTTTAAGAAGGTGAAGGTGAATGGCGACGACGCTGAGCCACTGTATAAATTCCTGCAAGAACAGAAGGGCTTTGCCGGATGGGATATGAGTCACCCCATTGCCCACATCCTGGACGACATGCTGAGCAAGGCCGATCCTAACTACAAGGAGAAGGCCGACATTAAGTGGAACTTCACCAAGTTCCTGATCAACAAGAAGGGACAGGTGATTGCCCGTTTCGAGCCCACCGAGAAGATTGAGAACATTGCCAAGCGCATTGAAGAGCTGCTGAAGTAA
- a CDS encoding DNA/RNA non-specific endonuclease, whose product MKLLKVLSLLAMTAVIAGCGDNGEEKSQYSGNANKNIDRYAGLEFPHISSGNSSVVTHSTPEYGITYSLEWDHTRKAQRWTCYYFTKQNKVKNWNRNNWRGGINWDGKNWNGDPFQKDPKIPYAEQPNVTGEFSGSSYPDKGFTYFQRGHICASEDRVASMDANGQTFYMSNMFPQGDKFNTGIWSTMESFVRNDWGRNITGANDTLFVVKGGTIDHEDQILCRTKSGFIVPRYFFMALLLKRNGSYQAMGFWIEHTNESRANAKLSDYLVNIRTLEEKSKSRTGRNDGIDFFCNLPDDIENAVETQDIATIKRLWNLSNK is encoded by the coding sequence ATGAAGCTACTTAAAGTACTATCTCTTCTGGCCATGACCGCAGTGATTGCGGGTTGTGGCGACAATGGTGAAGAAAAAAGTCAGTACTCGGGCAATGCCAACAAGAACATTGACCGCTATGCTGGTTTGGAGTTTCCCCACATCAGTAGCGGGAACAGTAGCGTTGTGACCCACAGCACGCCAGAGTATGGCATCACCTATTCATTGGAATGGGACCACACACGAAAGGCCCAGCGCTGGACCTGCTATTACTTCACCAAGCAAAACAAGGTAAAGAACTGGAACCGCAACAACTGGAGAGGTGGCATCAACTGGGATGGCAAGAACTGGAATGGCGACCCCTTTCAGAAAGACCCCAAGATTCCCTATGCCGAGCAGCCCAACGTGACTGGCGAGTTTAGCGGTAGCAGTTATCCCGACAAGGGCTTTACGTACTTCCAGCGTGGCCATATCTGCGCCTCGGAAGACCGTGTGGCCTCGATGGATGCCAACGGTCAGACGTTCTACATGTCGAACATGTTTCCGCAGGGCGACAAGTTCAACACAGGCATATGGTCGACCATGGAATCGTTTGTGCGCAACGACTGGGGCCGCAACATCACGGGTGCCAACGACACCCTGTTTGTGGTGAAGGGTGGCACCATTGACCACGAGGACCAGATTCTGTGTCGCACCAAGAGCGGATTCATCGTGCCCCGCTATTTCTTCATGGCCCTGTTGCTGAAGCGCAATGGAAGCTATCAGGCCATGGGCTTCTGGATTGAGCACACCAACGAGAGTCGCGCCAACGCCAAGTTGAGCGATTATCTGGTGAACATCCGCACGCTGGAGGAGAAGAGCAAGAGTCGTACAGGCCGCAACGACGGCATCGACTTCTTCTGTAACCTGCCCGATGATATTGAGAATGCTGTAGAGACACAAGACATAGCCACCATTAAGCGACTATGGAACCTGTCGAACAAATAA
- a CDS encoding type B 50S ribosomal protein L31: MKKGIHPENYRPVVFKDMSNGDMFLTKSTAKTNDTVEFEGETYPVVKVEISSSSHPFYTGKSKLVDTAGRVDKFMSRYGKASKK; the protein is encoded by the coding sequence ATGAAAAAAGGAATTCATCCCGAAAACTATCGCCCCGTCGTGTTCAAGGACATGTCCAACGGCGATATGTTCCTTACGAAGTCTACTGCTAAGACTAACGACACTGTAGAGTTCGAAGGCGAAACTTACCCCGTGGTAAAAGTTGAAATCTCAAGCAGCTCTCACCCCTTCTACACTGGTAAGAGCAAGCTCGTCGACACCGCTGGTCGCGTCGATAAGTTCATGAGCCGCTACGGTAAGGCTTCGAAGAAGTAA
- a CDS encoding transposase — MLRRSDTHDYTGKCFYLVTMTVEGRRPLLGVLTGRVEARPGAADAPAVDLSPLGQAVSEAWEAISSHYPQVAVIAQQVMPDHFHGILFFRESTDGLHLGHVIRGFKAATNRAYRELFPSSCAASIGVPRPSSCAATLSQPTIEGRKGPGLLWSKGYNDRILYNYYQLDRWKAYLRDNPRRLLVKHQHPEFFRVQRNLQYAELSFSAIGNRFLLDYPVKLQVQCSRRLTLEALEQKKADLLSAAAQGAVLVSPAISPGEKAIMRAAFDAGYPLIILQENGFTDLAKPGGARFDACARGQLLLLAPWEHHNERLVIRRDQCLQLNEMARRICE, encoded by the coding sequence ATGTTGCGCAGAAGTGACACGCACGACTATACAGGGAAATGCTTCTATCTGGTGACCATGACCGTTGAGGGCCGACGGCCTTTGCTCGGTGTTCTGACGGGTAGGGTAGAGGCCAGGCCTGGCGCTGCGGATGCTCCCGCTGTGGATCTGTCGCCCTTAGGGCAGGCGGTGAGCGAGGCCTGGGAGGCCATCAGTAGTCATTATCCCCAGGTGGCAGTCATTGCCCAGCAAGTGATGCCCGACCATTTTCATGGCATCCTCTTCTTTCGTGAGAGCACCGATGGCTTGCATCTGGGGCATGTCATCCGTGGCTTCAAAGCTGCCACCAACCGCGCCTATCGTGAGCTTTTTCCTTCCTCGTGTGCTGCCAGTATTGGTGTGCCTCGTCCTTCTTCGTGTGCTGCGACATTGTCGCAGCCAACCATCGAAGGACGAAAGGGCCCAGGCCTGCTGTGGAGCAAGGGCTACAACGATCGCATCCTTTATAATTATTATCAGCTGGACCGCTGGAAGGCCTACCTCCGTGATAACCCTCGGCGCCTTTTGGTGAAGCACCAGCATCCAGAGTTCTTTCGTGTGCAGCGCAATCTGCAGTATGCGGAGCTTTCTTTCTCGGCCATTGGTAATCGCTTCTTACTTGATTATCCTGTGAAACTGCAGGTGCAGTGTTCGCGACGCCTGACGCTCGAGGCTTTGGAACAGAAAAAGGCCGATTTGCTGTCGGCGGCAGCTCAGGGTGCTGTCCTTGTATCGCCTGCCATATCGCCTGGCGAGAAGGCCATCATGCGTGCAGCATTCGATGCTGGTTATCCCTTGATTATTCTTCAGGAGAATGGTTTTACAGATCTGGCGAAGCCCGGTGGTGCGCGCTTTGATGCTTGTGCCCGTGGCCAGTTGCTTTTATTAGCTCCGTGGGAACATCATAACGAGCGACTGGTCATTCGTCGCGATCAGTGTCTGCAGCTTAATGAGATGGCCAGGCGGATTTGTGAGTAA
- a CDS encoding DUF5689 domain-containing protein, translating into MKKIHYLLLALVCGIFASCADGNSNFFTQEWDEPATDATLYGNNEIKATNVVTIDALKTKFKNEIDNEGQYKLITEDMQIKAIVTANDIQGNMYNEISVQDETGAIFIGIAQGGIFGYLPEGTEILVDLKGLYIGNYRKSATIGTPYTNSSGDTSVSRMPRMLWQQHFKLTGNRMPLKPEVFADGTTKTTWDIAKDAGKLCVIKNVSFKKGGYYNSDTKQYVDNVPFVAGESSFSDPNYSTSWYFKEQPDGQTGGVQIYTSNYADFAAVKLPTGKVNITGVVKRYRDQWEIIIRSLDDIEEVK; encoded by the coding sequence ATGAAAAAGATACATTATTTATTATTAGCACTTGTATGCGGCATCTTTGCCAGCTGTGCCGACGGCAACTCAAACTTCTTCACGCAGGAGTGGGACGAGCCGGCTACAGACGCTACCCTCTATGGCAACAACGAGATCAAGGCCACCAACGTGGTGACCATCGATGCGCTGAAGACCAAGTTCAAGAACGAGATTGACAACGAGGGTCAGTACAAGCTCATCACCGAGGATATGCAGATCAAGGCCATCGTTACGGCTAACGATATCCAGGGAAACATGTATAACGAGATTTCTGTTCAGGACGAGACGGGCGCCATCTTCATTGGCATCGCTCAGGGTGGTATCTTCGGCTACCTGCCCGAGGGCACTGAGATCCTGGTTGACCTGAAGGGACTCTATATTGGTAACTATCGTAAGAGCGCCACCATCGGCACACCTTACACCAACTCTTCTGGCGACACCAGCGTGAGCCGCATGCCTCGCATGCTGTGGCAGCAGCACTTCAAACTCACTGGCAACCGCATGCCTCTGAAGCCTGAGGTATTTGCCGACGGCACCACCAAGACGACTTGGGACATCGCTAAGGATGCTGGTAAGCTGTGCGTGATTAAGAACGTGAGCTTCAAGAAGGGTGGCTACTATAACAGCGACACGAAGCAGTATGTGGACAACGTGCCCTTCGTTGCTGGCGAGTCTTCTTTCTCGGATCCTAACTACTCTACCTCATGGTACTTCAAGGAGCAGCCCGACGGTCAGACTGGTGGCGTGCAGATCTACACCAGCAACTATGCCGACTTCGCCGCTGTGAAGTTGCCTACTGGCAAAGTGAACATCACGGGTGTGGTGAAGCGCTATCGCGACCAGTGGGAAATCATCATCCGCTCTCTCGACGACATCGAGGAAGTGAAGTAA
- a CDS encoding TonB-dependent receptor: protein MNKKLKLVVMALCCTPAMMAQEVDSLGVQEEQAFTFTEAQLGDDDDMSQNVTIINSNSNAYASQVGYLFSPMRFRYRAFNQKYNDIYINGVQMNDMETGQFRYSLVGGLNQQTRGVENALPFEDNNFAVSGMAGSNNYNFRPSAFATGQRVTLSGANRNYTFRGMYTYNTGVMENGWALSANVTYRWASPKTAYVEGTFYNSLSYFFGAEKFINDQHHISLVTWGNPTERASQGAATDEMYWLANDRYYNPYWGYQNGHIRNSRVVNDFAPTALFTWDWKINDQMKLVTTLTGRYSMYKSTKLNYNNSDNPQPNYWKNLPSSYFDVWFEQDAANRTEQGASDWLRAKTFMSGYKADRQINFDRLYQANKGANLQGADAMYYIQAKHNDNLNLALSSNLNFDLNKDQRLNLGIQLATNKGMHYQTMEDLMGANSFHNINTYALGTYAASDDRVQYDANNRNASVGVGDRFGYDYNILVDKASAWATYAANVGNTHAFISGRIGGVEMQRDGKMKNGMFLNNSYGKSSTAHFLEGGGKMGAAVTLGHGHVLTGGFGVDVRAPQAQAAFVSPEMNNDFVVDLKNEKNYSAEIGYQMQNSWLKANIMVYGAIVTDATEWQNFYFDDINSFSYVSMTGQSKEYYGIEWGLNFKVTDAISIKTLGTVSEARNTNNAQVWYMSSTKGTFNDANDGKPEICYNKNMREAGTPLTALSFILSYHKGGWYIDLNGNWYDRIYLSYSPSYRYQSTLDKRNRLDFEPVYDNDGNVLESALAQAKGHGGFMLDASIGRSLYLSKGRSLSLNLSITNLLNNRNIVTGGYEQSRSSYTASDNVRAYQFQKNPFKYYAYGINGMLNIAYKF from the coding sequence ATGAATAAAAAACTGAAACTCGTGGTGATGGCACTATGCTGCACGCCTGCAATGATGGCCCAGGAGGTGGACTCTCTGGGGGTGCAGGAGGAGCAGGCCTTCACATTCACGGAAGCACAGTTGGGCGATGATGATGATATGTCGCAGAACGTGACAATCATCAACTCGAACTCGAACGCCTATGCCTCACAGGTGGGCTATCTGTTCAGTCCCATGCGTTTCCGCTACCGTGCTTTTAACCAAAAGTACAATGACATCTACATCAACGGTGTTCAGATGAACGACATGGAGACGGGACAGTTCCGCTATTCACTCGTGGGTGGTCTGAATCAGCAGACACGTGGCGTGGAAAACGCATTGCCTTTTGAGGACAACAACTTTGCCGTGAGCGGCATGGCTGGATCGAACAACTACAACTTCCGTCCTTCGGCCTTCGCCACAGGACAGCGCGTCACACTCTCGGGTGCCAACCGCAACTACACATTCCGCGGCATGTACACCTACAACACTGGTGTGATGGAGAATGGTTGGGCGCTGTCGGCCAACGTGACCTATCGCTGGGCTAGTCCTAAGACGGCTTACGTGGAGGGTACGTTCTACAACTCACTGAGCTATTTCTTCGGCGCTGAGAAGTTTATCAACGACCAGCACCACATCTCACTGGTGACCTGGGGTAACCCCACTGAGCGTGCCTCACAGGGTGCTGCTACCGACGAGATGTACTGGCTGGCCAACGACCGCTACTACAACCCTTACTGGGGCTATCAGAACGGTCACATCCGCAACTCGCGCGTAGTGAACGACTTTGCGCCTACGGCTCTGTTTACATGGGACTGGAAGATTAACGACCAGATGAAGTTGGTGACCACACTGACTGGTCGCTACTCGATGTATAAGAGCACCAAGCTGAACTATAACAACAGCGACAACCCTCAGCCTAACTACTGGAAGAACCTGCCCAGCAGCTATTTCGACGTTTGGTTTGAGCAGGATGCTGCCAACCGTACTGAGCAGGGTGCCAGCGACTGGCTGCGCGCCAAGACTTTCATGAGTGGCTACAAGGCTGACCGTCAGATTAACTTCGACCGTCTGTATCAGGCCAACAAGGGTGCTAATCTGCAGGGCGCTGATGCCATGTACTATATCCAGGCTAAGCACAACGACAACCTGAACCTGGCGCTGTCGTCAAACCTGAACTTCGACCTGAACAAGGACCAGCGTCTGAACCTGGGCATCCAGTTGGCCACCAACAAGGGCATGCACTATCAGACCATGGAGGACTTGATGGGTGCCAACAGTTTCCATAACATCAACACGTATGCATTGGGTACTTATGCTGCCAGCGATGATCGCGTGCAGTATGATGCTAACAACCGCAATGCCAGCGTGGGTGTAGGTGATCGCTTTGGCTACGACTACAACATCCTGGTTGACAAAGCCAGCGCATGGGCTACCTATGCTGCCAACGTGGGCAACACGCACGCCTTTATCAGTGGCCGCATTGGTGGTGTTGAGATGCAGCGCGACGGTAAGATGAAGAATGGTATGTTCCTCAACAATTCATACGGCAAGAGCAGCACTGCTCACTTTCTCGAAGGAGGTGGTAAGATGGGTGCTGCCGTTACCCTGGGTCATGGTCATGTGCTGACTGGCGGCTTTGGCGTTGACGTTCGCGCTCCTCAGGCTCAGGCTGCTTTCGTATCGCCCGAGATGAACAACGACTTCGTGGTTGACCTGAAGAACGAGAAGAACTACTCGGCCGAGATTGGCTATCAGATGCAGAACTCATGGCTCAAGGCTAACATCATGGTCTATGGCGCTATCGTAACGGATGCTACTGAATGGCAGAACTTCTACTTCGACGATATCAACTCATTCTCGTATGTTTCTATGACTGGCCAGTCGAAGGAATACTACGGCATTGAGTGGGGCTTGAACTTCAAGGTGACCGACGCTATCAGCATCAAGACACTGGGTACGGTGAGCGAGGCTCGCAACACAAACAACGCCCAGGTGTGGTACATGAGTTCTACGAAGGGTACCTTCAACGATGCTAACGACGGCAAACCCGAGATTTGCTACAACAAGAACATGCGTGAGGCTGGCACACCACTCACCGCCCTGAGCTTCATCCTGAGCTATCACAAGGGTGGCTGGTATATCGACCTCAATGGCAACTGGTACGACCGTATCTATCTGTCGTACTCTCCCTCTTATCGCTACCAGTCAACACTGGACAAGCGTAACCGTCTGGACTTCGAGCCCGTTTACGACAATGATGGCAACGTGCTCGAGAGTGCACTGGCTCAGGCCAAGGGTCACGGTGGCTTCATGCTCGACGCCTCTATCGGCCGCAGCCTGTATCTGAGTAAGGGTCGCTCTCTGAGCCTCAACCTCTCGATCACCAACCTGCTGAACAACCGGAACATCGTGACTGGTGGTTATGAGCAGAGTCGCTCAAGCTATACTGCCAGCGACAACGTACGTGCTTATCAGTTCCAGAAGAATCCGTTCAAGTACTATGCTTACGGTATTAACGGTATGCTGAACATCGCTTACAAGTTCTAA
- a CDS encoding endonuclease/exonuclease/phosphatase family protein: MKKTFLFLAVMLLWGVSTASADEKKFSLYGVGFYNLENLFDTCHDEGHNDYQFLPDGQYKWTGLKYTHKLRNMARVLAELGTDKLPGIGCALIGVSEVENAKCMEDLVAQEPLKARGYKFVHVEGPDYRGVDCALIYNPRLFKVNNVKLVPYVYILEKDSKRNTRGFLTVSGTLAGEHVVVIVNHLPSRGAESFYREEGGRQLRIVKDSLVKEDPNAKIIVMGDMNDDPQDKSMAVSLGAQRKMKDVEKGGLWNPWWDVLANGAGTLQYDGKWNLFDQIILSQTLLDQKGKKDYQTLKYWNHQIFRRDYLFQKEGKYKGNTLRTHAGGVWLDGYSDHLPTVVYLIKQVK; this comes from the coding sequence ATGAAAAAGACGTTTTTATTTCTCGCGGTGATGCTCCTCTGGGGTGTCAGTACCGCTTCTGCCGACGAGAAGAAGTTCTCGCTTTATGGCGTTGGTTTCTACAACTTGGAGAACCTGTTTGATACCTGTCATGACGAGGGTCACAACGACTATCAGTTCCTGCCCGACGGGCAGTATAAGTGGACAGGCCTGAAGTACACCCATAAGTTGCGCAATATGGCCCGAGTGCTGGCCGAGTTGGGCACCGATAAGTTGCCAGGCATTGGCTGTGCGCTGATTGGCGTGTCGGAGGTCGAGAATGCCAAGTGCATGGAAGACCTGGTGGCACAGGAGCCCCTGAAGGCCCGTGGCTATAAGTTCGTGCATGTCGAGGGTCCTGACTATCGTGGTGTCGATTGCGCCCTGATCTATAACCCCCGCCTGTTCAAGGTGAACAACGTGAAACTCGTGCCCTATGTCTATATCCTCGAGAAAGACAGCAAGCGCAACACCCGTGGCTTCCTCACCGTCAGTGGTACACTGGCTGGCGAGCATGTAGTGGTCATTGTCAACCACCTCCCTTCGCGTGGTGCCGAGTCATTCTATCGTGAGGAGGGCGGTCGCCAGTTGCGCATCGTCAAGGACTCGTTGGTCAAGGAAGATCCCAACGCCAAGATCATCGTCATGGGTGATATGAACGACGATCCTCAGGACAAGTCAATGGCAGTGTCACTGGGTGCACAGCGCAAGATGAAGGACGTTGAGAAGGGTGGCCTTTGGAACCCCTGGTGGGATGTGCTGGCCAACGGTGCAGGTACCCTGCAGTACGATGGCAAGTGGAACCTCTTCGACCAGATTATCCTGTCTCAGACCCTCCTCGATCAGAAGGGCAAGAAGGATTATCAGACCCTGAAATACTGGAACCATCAGATTTTCCGTCGCGACTATCTGTTCCAGAAGGAGGGTAAGTATAAAGGCAACACCCTGCGTACCCATGCCGGCGGCGTATGGCTCGATGGCTATAGCGACCACCTGCCCACTGTTGTTTATCTCATCAAGCAAGTAAAATAA
- the udk gene encoding uridine kinase has translation MTIIGIAGGTGSGKTTVVKNIAKALPPHCVAVVPIDSYYNDTTNMTPEERKAINFDHPDAFDWKLLTEHVKKLKSGEAIEQPTYSYIESNRQKETIHVEPKPVIIIEGIMALHSKKLRDIMDLKIFVDTDSDVRLIRNIRRDVVERGRTVEMVLDRYEKVLKPMHEQFIEPTKQFADLIIPSGGENKTGIHILKTYIEGIVTGV, from the coding sequence ATGACCATCATAGGAATAGCAGGCGGAACAGGTTCTGGCAAGACCACCGTCGTGAAGAATATTGCCAAGGCTTTGCCCCCTCATTGTGTGGCAGTGGTGCCCATCGACTCATATTATAACGACACCACCAACATGACCCCCGAGGAGCGTAAGGCCATCAACTTCGACCATCCTGATGCCTTCGACTGGAAGTTGCTGACGGAGCATGTCAAGAAACTGAAGAGTGGCGAGGCCATCGAGCAGCCCACCTATTCGTATATCGAGAGCAACCGTCAGAAGGAGACCATCCACGTGGAGCCCAAGCCCGTCATCATCATCGAGGGCATCATGGCCCTGCACAGCAAAAAGTTGCGCGACATCATGGACCTGAAGATCTTCGTCGATACCGACAGCGATGTGCGACTCATCCGAAACATCCGTCGCGATGTGGTGGAGCGAGGCCGTACGGTAGAGATGGTGCTCGATCGTTACGAGAAGGTGCTCAAGCCCATGCACGAGCAGTTTATCGAGCCCACCAAGCAGTTTGCCGACCTGATTATCCCATCGGGAGGCGAGAACAAGACGGGTATTCATATCCTCAAGACCTATATCGAGGGCATCGTCACCGGGGTATGA
- a CDS encoding histidine phosphatase family protein, whose translation MTTLYLARHGETYDNERQIMQGQTPGELNDNGICQAEELSLQLADAPFDAVVASDLWRSVQTARIVAQPHALEVVTTPLLRERDWGSFTGRFIPDLKDIKPWPDDIESLEAMKARAGRFLDFIRTTYPNQTVLAVGHGIINKAIQAVFFHKEMHEIEKMKNAEVRVLDISL comes from the coding sequence ATGACCACACTCTATCTTGCTCGCCATGGCGAGACCTATGACAACGAGCGCCAGATCATGCAGGGGCAGACACCTGGCGAACTCAACGATAATGGCATCTGTCAGGCTGAAGAGCTGAGTCTTCAGTTGGCGGATGCCCCTTTTGATGCTGTGGTGGCCAGCGACCTGTGGCGTTCGGTGCAGACAGCACGTATTGTGGCCCAGCCTCACGCCCTGGAGGTAGTGACCACACCCTTGTTGCGCGAGCGCGACTGGGGCAGTTTCACAGGGCGTTTTATCCCCGATTTGAAGGACATCAAACCCTGGCCCGATGATATCGAGTCGCTGGAGGCCATGAAGGCTAGGGCAGGGCGCTTCCTTGATTTCATCCGTACTACCTATCCCAACCAGACGGTACTGGCAGTGGGCCATGGCATCATCAATAAAGCCATCCAGGCAGTGTTCTTCCATAAAGAGATGCACGAGATCGAGAAAATGAAAAATGCCGAGGTACGCGTCCTCGACATTTCTCTCTGA